A portion of the Hoplias malabaricus isolate fHopMal1 chromosome 1, fHopMal1.hap1, whole genome shotgun sequence genome contains these proteins:
- the LOC136708111 gene encoding claudin-8-like produces the protein MSSASELVALCLGAIGMVGTAATTGLPMWRVTAFIQENIITMETRWEGLWMNCYRQANIRMQCKVYDSLLYLPPEMQAARGLMCTAVALSFIGLIAALPGLKDTACLQGQPRIKSLILMVAGCMLLLAAFCVYIPVSWTAHVIIQDFYNPLLLDAQRRELGEALYIGWVAGAFLFVSGVVFLICRSTKSKSAQFYRPAYATNTSTLTHVHPFMPAPSSISSIPLLTKNSMYPQSFSTYSPVAVTPSGQPVHVAPLPVPVAHSSHMALNQQPKHKLGKLFTPRNSTHHSIASAPPPPAHAAPSTQYTPIVYGYPHQQLHRSGTFNTSGIYI, from the coding sequence ATGTCCTCTGCCAGTGAGCTGGTGGCCCTGTGCCTAGGTGCCATCGGGATGGTGGGTACTGCGGCGACCACAGGTCTCCCCATGTGGAGGGTGACCGCCTTCATCCAGGAAAATATCATCACCATGGAGACACGCTGGGAGGGGCTATGGATGAACTGCTACCGACAGGCCAACATCCGGATGCAGTGCAAAGTGTACGACTCCCTGCTGTACCTTCCTCCGGAGATGCAGGCGGCTCGAGGGCTCATGTGCACCGCCGTGGCCTTGAGTTTCATAGGGTTGATTGCGGCCCTTCCGGGTCTGAAGGATACGGCCTGTCTCCAGGGCCAACCTCGGATCAAATCCCTCATTCTGATGGTTGCTGGGTGCATGCTATTGCTGGCTGCCTTTTGCGTCTACATCCCAGTCTCATGGACAGCGCATGTGATCATCCAGGACTTTTACAATCCTCTTCTCCTGGATGCTCAGCGTAGGGAACTTGGTGAGGCCTTGTACATCGGCTGGGTTGCTGGAGCCTTCCTCTTCGTCTCTGGAGTGGTCTTCCTCATTTGTAGATCTACCAAGTCCAAGTCGGCTCAGTTTTATCGCCCCGCGTACGCCACCAACACCTCCACCTTGACCCACGTTCATCCCTTCATGCCCGCTCCAAGCTCAATCTCGTCCATACCGCTCctaacaaagaacagcatgTACCCACAATCTTTTTCCACCTACAGCCCCGTGGCAGTGACCCCTAGTGGTCAACCTGTGCACGTAGCTCCTCTACCTGTTCCAGTGGCGCATAGCAGCCACATGGCCCTTAATCAACAGCCCAAACACAAGCTGGGGAAACTCTTCACACCCAGAAACTCCACCCACCACAGCATAGCATctgcacccccacctcccgCACATGCTGCGCCGTCCACCCAGTACACGCCCATTGTGTATGGATACCCCCACCAGCAGCTCCACCGCTCTGGCACCTTCAACACCTCCGGGATTTACATATGA